The sequence TTTGTTTTGATACTGGACATATTAATATATTAGCTCCACTTAATATATTAATTTTACTGCTTTTAAATTAAAAATAAAGAAAAAATAGAACGAAAAAAAATTTGTGACTCAAAAACTAGCGAAAATTCAAATCACACAAGTTTTTGAAAGAGACTAAAAAAATTATTTTTTTTATATCTATTTGTAAATTAATTTTAAAAATGGTATTCAATTTGTTTAAATATATGCTTTTGCTAATTATTATATAAATATAACAAAGTTATTCATTTTTATGTTCAATAAAATAACTTTAAACTTTTCGAAAACTGGAAATTATTCGATTGAAAATATCATGAATGTATAAAAAAATCATATTGGACTTGTTGAAACTGCAGATATATTTGTTTATAATAATGAAAATTTAAAAAAGATTTCAAAATGTGAATTTTTCATAACCATTATATTAGAAGATATACAAAAATTAAATTATAAATATATAATTGGATATTAGGTGTAGTAAATGACTAATTATCATGACGAAATTTTAAACTTTGAGAAAATAGCAAAAGAACATACTCAATATATGAGAAACAGTGTTAACTTAATCGCTTCCGAAAACGTTACAAGTGTAGAAGTAACAGAAGCTTTAGCAACTGATTTTGCACACAGATATGCTGAAGGTCAGGCATTTGAAAGATTCTACGAAGGATGTCAATTTGTAGATTTAGTAGAGGACAAGACCAAAAAACTGTCCTGTGAAGTATACGACTGTGACTATGCAAACGTTCAACCTGTTTCCGGTGTAACCGCAAACCTTGCAGCATTTTTCGGTTTTGCAAAACCTGGTGAAAAGGTAATGGCTCTTGAAGTACCTTCAGGCGGTCACATTTCCCACGCAGACGTAAGTGCAGCAGGTATTCGCGGACTCAAAACTGTTTTCCACCCACTTGACAAAAACGTAATGAACATTGACATTGATGCAATGAACAAAAAGATTTTAGAGGAAAAACCAAAAATCGTCTTATTCGGTGGAAGCTTATTCTTATTCCCACACCCAATTAAAGAAGCTCGTGAAGCAGCTGATGAAGTCGGTGCAACAATAATGTATGACGGTGCACACGTTCTCGGTTTAATTGCAGGTGGACAATTCCAGCAACCTTTAAAAGAAGGAGCAGACCTTATGATGGGAAGTACCCACAAGACATTCCCTGGTCCACAAGGTGGAATCATCCTTTCACACAAGGAAAATGAGGAAATCATCGACAATGCGGTATTCCCTGGTGTAGTAAGTAACCACCACTTGCACCACCTGTTAGGTTTAGGTATTGCAACCGCTGAAATGCTTGAATTCGGTGAAGCATACGCAAAACAAACCATTAAAA comes from uncultured Methanobrevibacter sp. and encodes:
- the glyA gene encoding serine hydroxymethyltransferase, which codes for MTNYHDEILNFEKIAKEHTQYMRNSVNLIASENVTSVEVTEALATDFAHRYAEGQAFERFYEGCQFVDLVEDKTKKLSCEVYDCDYANVQPVSGVTANLAAFFGFAKPGEKVMALEVPSGGHISHADVSAAGIRGLKTVFHPLDKNVMNIDIDAMNKKILEEKPKIVLFGGSLFLFPHPIKEAREAADEVGATIMYDGAHVLGLIAGGQFQQPLKEGADLMMGSTHKTFPGPQGGIILSHKENEEIIDNAVFPGVVSNHHLHHLLGLGIATAEMLEFGEAYAKQTIKNAQALGQAMYELGFDVLCEDLGFTQSHQIAVDLSSIRSASDIAKELADNNVILNKNLLPGDNRDNSDDPSGIRIGTQEITRRGLKEKEMEEVAQFIKRVAVDKEDIADEVAEFMNQYTTLDYAFSDRDAYEYHRL